One Thermoanaerobacter pseudethanolicus ATCC 33223 DNA window includes the following coding sequences:
- a CDS encoding PTS mannose/fructose/sorbose/N-acetylgalactosamine transporter subunit IIC has protein sequence MQMSLSISQAALIALWIAIVEARALGYSTLMLRFSPLMTGLIVGIVMHDIPTAMTITAAIQLIYMGLIAPGGAMPSEPAVATAIAVPVAILGGLTPEAAIAIAVPVGLLGSYLYSLRFFINTFIIRLTDKYADELNEKGLTLSIIVLPILVSLVLFFPLMFIALYKGTPLIADLVKTLTVGKAFHVLNVVGGGLPALGIALTLTVIGKRKFLVFFLLAYFMAVILKPLNVNTVTYAILGGIIAYLYVLVTHSQVEGQEI, from the coding sequence ATGCAAATGAGTTTAAGTATTTCACAGGCAGCTTTGATAGCTTTATGGATAGCAATAGTAGAGGCACGTGCTCTTGGTTACTCTACATTAATGCTTCGTTTTAGTCCTTTGATGACAGGCTTAATAGTTGGGATAGTTATGCATGATATTCCAACAGCGATGACTATTACAGCTGCCATTCAATTAATTTATATGGGCTTAATTGCTCCAGGAGGTGCTATGCCAAGTGAACCTGCTGTAGCGACTGCTATAGCAGTACCGGTTGCTATTTTAGGAGGCCTAACTCCAGAAGCAGCAATTGCTATAGCTGTTCCTGTAGGACTTTTAGGTTCTTATCTTTATTCTCTAAGATTTTTTATTAATACATTTATCATTCGTTTAACCGATAAATATGCGGATGAGCTTAATGAAAAAGGATTAACTTTAAGCATTATTGTACTTCCTATACTTGTAAGTTTGGTTCTGTTCTTTCCACTAATGTTTATTGCACTTTATAAAGGAACACCTCTAATAGCTGATTTAGTAAAAACATTAACTGTTGGAAAGGCATTTCATGTGTTAAATGTTGTTGGAGGAGGACTACCTGCATTAGGAATTGCGTTAACACTAACTGTAATAGGAAAAAGAAAATTTCTTGTGTTCTTTCTTTTAGCTTATTTTATGGCTGTAATTTTAAAGCCGCTTAATGTCAATACTGTGACATACGCAATTTTAGGAGGAATAATAGCTTATCTATATGTACTTGTTACACATTCACAGGTTGAAGGGCAAGAAATCTAA
- a CDS encoding PTS sugar transporter subunit IIA, whose amino-acid sequence MKEKFVLIITHGNFGKGLLNGIEVIMGKQENVLALGLNLGDNIELLRAEVEKIVREKLRENKEVIIAVDLFGGSPFNVALYVMKNYDVKVITGVNMPMLIELLSSLNACDTKELINNIYKVGVDGIKVIEKNSLSL is encoded by the coding sequence GTGAAAGAAAAATTCGTACTAATTATTACACATGGAAATTTTGGGAAAGGATTATTAAACGGAATTGAGGTGATTATGGGAAAACAGGAAAATGTGTTAGCCTTGGGACTTAATTTAGGGGATAATATCGAGCTTTTAAGAGCTGAAGTTGAAAAGATTGTTAGAGAAAAGCTAAGAGAGAACAAGGAAGTAATAATTGCTGTGGATTTATTTGGGGGAAGTCCATTTAATGTTGCACTTTATGTTATGAAAAATTACGATGTAAAAGTTATAACAGGAGTTAACATGCCTATGCTTATAGAATTGCTGTCTTCACTTAATGCATGTGACACAAAAGAACTGATAAATAACATATACAAAGTTGGTGTTGATGGTATTAAGGTAATTGAGAAGAATTCACTTAGTTTGTGA